Proteins co-encoded in one Metabacillus sp. KUDC1714 genomic window:
- a CDS encoding YfhD family protein has product MGRGHQHNHKARDKNSVTLPQTPKNLKRDGVDEEFSREIADQADMEAQARANAANQRQQTNRK; this is encoded by the coding sequence ATGGGTCGTGGACATCAACATAATCATAAAGCTCGTGATAAAAATTCAGTAACGCTTCCTCAAACTCCCAAAAATTTAAAAAGAGACGGTGTAGACGAGGAATTCTCTCGTGAGATCGCAGACCAAGCAGATATGGAAGCTCAAGCTAGAGCTAACGCTGCTAATCAACGTCAACAAACAAACAGAAAGTGA
- a CDS encoding YfhE family protein, which produces MASERKKRDKTKSTLSSMQEVTYSREFKSADRAGGYISKSRH; this is translated from the coding sequence TTGGCATCAGAAAGAAAGAAGCGAGATAAGACAAAAAGTACTCTATCTAGTATGCAAGAAGTTACTTATTCTAGAGAGTTTAAAAGTGCTGACCGTGCTGGTGGATACATAAGTAAATCAAGACACTAA
- a CDS encoding GNAT family N-acetyltransferase translates to MLKKRDIHDSHALYDHMVHPDVFPFVRHKANSFEEYLFLTKQTIEAEERGELISRTILDEWGSPIGTISLFDIQDNAGFLGTWLGKPYHGKGYNKLAKDAFFHELFYELDIETIFLRIRKQNVRSTRAAAKLPYVVNANETRASLLEQINKGEDLFNLFEITKDLYTFNTYHQTSEADDNQLKEA, encoded by the coding sequence ATGCTAAAAAAACGTGATATTCATGATAGTCATGCACTTTATGATCACATGGTTCACCCTGATGTTTTCCCATTTGTCCGTCATAAAGCAAATTCTTTTGAGGAATATCTATTCTTAACGAAACAAACAATTGAAGCTGAAGAACGTGGTGAGTTGATTTCACGTACCATTTTAGACGAATGGGGCTCTCCAATCGGAACAATTAGTTTGTTTGATATCCAGGATAACGCTGGCTTTTTAGGAACGTGGTTAGGAAAGCCATACCATGGAAAAGGCTATAATAAGCTTGCTAAGGATGCTTTTTTTCATGAATTATTTTATGAATTAGATATTGAAACAATCTTCTTACGAATACGTAAACAAAACGTTCGTTCAACAAGAGCAGCCGCAAAACTGCCGTATGTTGTTAATGCTAATGAAACAAGAGCAAGCTTACTTGAGCAAATAAACAAAGGTGAAGATTTATTCAATTTATTTGAAATTACAAAAGACCTTTATACATTCAACACGTACCACCAAACTTCAGAAGCGGATGACAATCAGCTTAAAGAAGCTTAA
- a CDS encoding amidohydrolase, with protein sequence MNSTLFKQATVYPVTSAVKYETDVLVENGKIVAIGKNLESTEDTIVINCKDQLLFPGFIDVHTHLGLYDEGTGWAGNDANETIEPLTPHIRALDGVHSLDPAFTDAIKYGITTAHVMPGSANVIGGTTSVIKTYGANVANMIIQETAGLKIALGENPKRMHSHGNKESITRMGIMGMLREAFYKAKYSDETEDFRLIPIKKALRREIPVRIHAHRADDIMSAIRFAEEFELDYRIEHCTEGHLIADELIGKQAKVCVGPTLTRRSKIELKNKSWSTYQALSERGVEVSITTDHPYTPIQYLNICASIAVREGFDEQKALEGITIAAARNLRVDKRIGSIEVGKDADLVIWNYHPFHYLAKPQLTMIDGKVVYDAKG encoded by the coding sequence ATGAATTCAACACTTTTTAAACAAGCAACGGTTTATCCTGTTACCTCTGCTGTTAAGTACGAAACAGATGTACTTGTTGAAAACGGGAAAATAGTTGCAATTGGAAAGAATTTAGAAAGTACTGAAGATACGATCGTGATTAATTGTAAGGATCAGCTATTATTTCCTGGCTTTATCGATGTTCATACCCATTTAGGTTTATATGACGAAGGTACAGGCTGGGCGGGGAATGATGCCAATGAAACGATTGAACCACTAACTCCCCATATTCGTGCACTTGATGGTGTTCATTCGCTTGATCCCGCTTTTACGGATGCCATTAAATACGGGATTACGACAGCTCATGTAATGCCAGGAAGTGCAAATGTGATTGGTGGCACAACTTCTGTTATTAAAACCTACGGCGCAAACGTTGCAAATATGATTATCCAGGAAACAGCTGGGTTAAAGATTGCTTTGGGAGAGAACCCAAAACGGATGCATAGTCATGGAAATAAAGAATCAATCACAAGAATGGGAATTATGGGTATGCTTCGTGAAGCATTTTACAAAGCGAAATACAGTGATGAAACTGAGGATTTTCGATTAATTCCAATCAAGAAGGCTCTCCGCCGTGAAATTCCGGTTCGAATCCACGCCCATCGTGCAGATGATATTATGAGCGCTATACGCTTCGCCGAAGAATTTGAACTTGACTACAGAATTGAGCATTGTACTGAAGGGCACTTAATTGCAGATGAATTAATAGGCAAGCAAGCAAAGGTATGTGTTGGACCTACATTAACTAGAAGGTCGAAAATTGAACTCAAGAATAAAAGTTGGTCAACCTATCAAGCATTATCTGAAAGAGGTGTCGAGGTGTCAATTACAACCGATCACCCTTACACTCCTATACAATACTTAAATATTTGCGCATCAATTGCAGTTCGAGAAGGGTTTGATGAACAAAAAGCGCTAGAAGGAATTACCATAGCTGCTGCACGTAATCTAAGGGTCGATAAACGAATTGGTAGTATTGAGGTAGGAAAAGATGCAGATCTAGTTATATGGAATTATCACCCGTTTCATTATCTTGCAAAACCACAATTAACAATGATAGATGGAAAAGTAGTCTATGACGCAAAAGGATAA
- a CDS encoding TIGR01777 family oxidoreductase — protein sequence MKIAIAGGTGFIGKHLTRHFLSKGHDVFILTRSEITSSEKNLHFVKWLTDSAKPSANLAGVDAVINLTGKSINDRWTEKAKKEIVGSRISSTNAIYSMIKSIPNKPSVFINASAIGIYGTSLEKTFTEQTKEIGTDFLAKTVQQWESEAAKVADLSVRTVYARFGIVLGEQGALPKMVLPYKLFAGGNLGSGQQWMSWIHIDDLVKLIDYIIHTPAISGPINATAPNPVRMNEFSQTIADVLKKPNWLRGPSFALKTLLGEMSILILEGQKVIPEKALQHHYHFLFPTLDKALVNLLRS from the coding sequence TTGAAAATTGCCATAGCCGGTGGTACCGGTTTTATTGGAAAGCACTTAACTCGTCATTTTTTATCTAAAGGTCATGATGTCTTTATTTTAACACGAAGTGAAATAACTTCTTCAGAAAAAAACCTCCATTTTGTTAAATGGTTAACTGATTCAGCAAAACCGTCTGCTAATTTGGCTGGTGTAGATGCTGTCATAAATTTAACAGGAAAATCAATAAATGACCGCTGGACTGAAAAAGCTAAAAAAGAAATAGTCGGGAGTAGAATTAGTTCAACTAATGCGATCTATTCTATGATTAAAAGCATTCCAAATAAGCCTTCTGTGTTTATTAACGCAAGTGCAATTGGCATTTATGGTACATCATTAGAAAAAACATTTACAGAACAAACAAAGGAAATTGGTACTGATTTTCTCGCTAAGACCGTGCAGCAATGGGAATCAGAAGCCGCAAAAGTTGCGGATTTATCCGTAAGAACAGTATACGCAAGATTCGGCATCGTCTTAGGTGAGCAAGGGGCCCTTCCTAAAATGGTTTTACCTTATAAATTATTTGCAGGTGGAAATCTTGGATCAGGACAGCAATGGATGTCATGGATACATATTGACGATCTCGTAAAACTTATTGATTATATCATTCACACCCCTGCTATCTCTGGTCCAATTAATGCTACAGCACCGAATCCAGTTAGAATGAATGAATTTAGTCAGACAATAGCTGATGTCTTAAAAAAACCTAATTGGTTGCGAGGACCATCTTTTGCTTTAAAAACATTATTAGGTGAGATGAGTATATTAATTTTAGAAGGTCAAAAGGTAATACCTGAAAAGGCTCTACAGCATCATTATCACTTTTTATTTCCAACTCTTGATAAAGCATTGGTAAATCTTCTACGCAGTTAA
- the recX gene encoding recombination regulator RecX codes for MAIITKITAQKHSEDRLNIFLDDGTGEKYAFSVDQDVFIKYNLQKGKELDEFDINEIQFGDEIKKAYNKALEFLSYRMRSIKEVEDHLQKKEYNDAIIQEVIFKLKEYRYVDDLEFALAYVRTQWQTNGKGPSVIKREMAGKGIEQAFIEQALIQYTQAAQIEEAVNHAEKVLKKNNKLSSVQLKQKLEQHLMRKGFSYDIISIALEEVNVEQEESEEWAALLKHAEKAKKKYQNEDSYHYKLKMKQFLFRKGFSVEIIDQYLDEE; via the coding sequence ATGGCTATTATTACAAAAATCACTGCGCAAAAGCATTCTGAAGATCGATTAAATATTTTTTTAGATGATGGAACGGGAGAAAAATATGCTTTTAGTGTAGATCAAGATGTGTTTATTAAATACAATCTTCAAAAAGGAAAAGAACTTGATGAATTTGATATTAATGAAATCCAATTTGGTGATGAAATTAAAAAGGCATATAATAAAGCTTTAGAATTTTTAAGTTATCGGATGCGCTCTATAAAAGAAGTGGAGGATCACTTACAAAAAAAGGAATATAACGATGCGATTATTCAAGAGGTCATATTTAAGCTTAAGGAATATCGCTATGTTGATGATCTTGAATTTGCTTTAGCTTATGTCAGAACACAGTGGCAAACGAATGGAAAAGGGCCAAGTGTGATAAAGCGAGAGATGGCAGGTAAAGGAATCGAACAAGCATTTATCGAACAAGCCCTTATTCAATATACGCAAGCTGCTCAAATTGAAGAGGCAGTTAACCATGCTGAAAAGGTATTGAAAAAAAATAATAAGCTATCTAGTGTGCAGCTAAAGCAAAAATTAGAGCAGCATCTGATGAGGAAGGGCTTTTCTTATGATATTATTTCAATTGCATTAGAAGAAGTGAATGTAGAGCAGGAAGAATCAGAGGAATGGGCTGCATTACTAAAACACGCAGAAAAGGCTAAAAAGAAATACCAAAATGAGGATTCATATCACTATAAACTAAAGATGAAACAATTTTTATTTCGTAAAGGGTTTTCCGTTGAAATCATTGATCAATATTTAGACGAAGAATAA
- a CDS encoding YfhH family protein yields the protein MNTKRYSEMTEYELKNEIASLKEKARKAEQLGIVNEFAVLERKISMAKSYLLDPTNYKPEEIYEVEGAPGESFKISYMNGIFAWGYRLSTPNVEEALPISMLIKD from the coding sequence GTGAATACTAAACGATATAGTGAAATGACTGAATATGAACTAAAGAACGAAATTGCGTCCCTTAAGGAAAAGGCGAGAAAAGCAGAACAGCTTGGAATTGTTAACGAATTTGCTGTTTTAGAGCGTAAAATTTCAATGGCAAAATCTTATTTATTGGATCCAACCAATTATAAACCAGAAGAAATATATGAAGTGGAAGGTGCACCTGGAGAATCATTTAAAATTTCGTATATGAATGGAATTTTTGCATGGGGTTATCGTCTGTCAACACCAAATGTTGAGGAAGCATTGCCAATTTCAATGTTAATTAAGGACTGA
- a CDS encoding YpzG family protein, whose translation MGTKKRFYDNLYSNPFNQPWANPKHAHAQVNGQTQQSQDLIILKRQTRKQS comes from the coding sequence ATGGGTACAAAGAAAAGATTCTATGACAATTTGTATTCTAATCCATTTAATCAGCCCTGGGCTAATCCAAAACATGCCCACGCTCAAGTAAATGGTCAAACCCAACAATCTCAAGACCTCATCATTCTAAAAAGACAAACAAGAAAACAATCTTAA
- a CDS encoding small, acid-soluble spore protein K, whose translation MRNKEAGFPNMSNNKFEGEPRAKAEYASKRADGTINTHPQERMRASGSRENPYS comes from the coding sequence TTGCGTAACAAAGAAGCAGGATTTCCTAATATGAGCAACAACAAGTTTGAAGGCGAACCAAGAGCTAAAGCTGAATATGCTTCTAAACGAGCAGACGGTACCATTAACACTCATCCACAAGAACGGATGAGAGCTTCTGGAAGTCGAGAAAACCCTTACTCTTAA
- a CDS encoding YfhJ family protein, with translation MEIYFERLTNELLSKNTSLSYAQARTWIELFWEDFESTQARTGREYRGKEVTEQVVRQLITHYGDKLHEFIATNPKYSHLLNNEDYLKH, from the coding sequence ATGGAAATATATTTTGAACGATTAACGAATGAGTTGTTAAGTAAAAACACAAGCCTTTCATATGCACAAGCAAGAACGTGGATTGAATTATTTTGGGAAGACTTTGAATCAACACAAGCTAGAACTGGTAGGGAATATCGTGGTAAAGAAGTGACCGAACAGGTAGTTAGACAATTAATTACTCATTATGGTGACAAGCTTCATGAATTTATCGCCACAAATCCAAAATATAGTCATTTGTTGAATAATGAAGATTATTTAAAGCATTAA
- a CDS encoding metal-dependent hydrolase, producing the protein MDTGTHVVMGIALGGLATLDPAIGVDNPTAHAVMLGAIFGSQAPDLDTILKLRNNAKYIRNHRGITHSIPAIFIWSFLITGMITIFIPESNLLHLWLWTLLAIVLHVFVDIFNAYGTQALRPFTKKWIALGIINTFDPFIFVAHLVGIAIWLIGGHPGYTFLSVYIILIGYYIIRFSMQRRIIHRLHKLVPQIEQVIISPTMRFRRWHIAIMTDTSFHVARAVDGEIMFLDEFERIPVPQTDVIRAAEQDDNISAFLSFSPVYRWEVDEYTDHYEVRFIDLRYRSKGYYPFVAIVQLDQELNIVSSYTGWIFSEEKLRKKLELIPE; encoded by the coding sequence TTGGATACTGGAACACATGTCGTCATGGGAATTGCATTAGGAGGATTAGCAACATTAGATCCCGCTATAGGAGTCGATAATCCGACAGCACATGCAGTCATGCTTGGGGCGATCTTCGGCTCTCAAGCACCCGACTTAGATACCATTTTAAAACTTAGAAATAACGCAAAGTATATCCGAAATCATCGTGGAATTACTCATTCCATCCCTGCAATTTTTATTTGGTCTTTTTTAATTACAGGGATGATAACGATATTTATTCCTGAAAGCAATTTGCTTCATTTATGGCTGTGGACACTACTCGCGATTGTGCTCCATGTTTTTGTTGATATTTTTAATGCTTATGGTACCCAGGCACTAAGGCCATTTACGAAGAAATGGATTGCATTAGGCATCATAAACACATTTGACCCATTTATCTTTGTTGCTCACTTAGTTGGCATAGCGATTTGGTTAATCGGTGGTCATCCTGGTTACACATTTTTAAGTGTTTATATCATATTGATTGGGTACTATATTATTCGATTTTCTATGCAACGAAGGATTATTCATCGTTTACACAAGCTAGTACCTCAAATCGAACAAGTTATTATCTCACCAACAATGAGGTTTCGTAGATGGCATATTGCAATTATGACCGATACAAGCTTCCATGTAGCAAGAGCTGTTGATGGTGAAATTATGTTCCTTGATGAATTTGAACGAATACCTGTCCCACAGACAGATGTAATCAGAGCCGCAGAGCAAGATGACAACATATCAGCATTTTTATCCTTTTCCCCAGTTTATCGGTGGGAAGTCGATGAGTATACAGATCATTATGAGGTACGTTTTATTGACTTACGATACAGAAGTAAAGGGTATTATCCTTTCGTTGCAATTGTACAGCTCGATCAAGAACTAAACATCGTAAGCTCCTATACAGGCTGGATATTTAGCGAAGAAAAGCTTCGTAAAAAGCTGGAGCTCATACCTGAATGA
- the mutY gene encoding A/G-specific adenine glycosylase, whose amino-acid sequence MDNDLQNKLRSFSIHEFQDDLINWYLTEKRDLPWRKDQDPYKVWVSEIMLQQTRVDTVIPYFTSFIEKFPTIEALADANEEEVLKAWEGLGYYSRVRNLQSAVKEVKESYGGVVPNSPHEISKLKGVGPYTKGAILSIAYNIPEPAVDGNVMRVLSRILSIWEDIAKPKTRKTFEDVTYELISRDDPSSFNQALMELGALICTPTSPSCLLCPVREHCTAFEEGVQAELPIKSKKKKPKPLQMAAAVLHDSDGNLYIHKRPSTGLLANLWEHPNFEIVATTGKTYREQLADYLQTEYEAKVVLSELAGTVEHIFSHLIWNISIFIAEVKNSPNENLVAVSPEELSKFAFPVSHQKIYQIYKGQNLA is encoded by the coding sequence ATGGATAACGATTTACAAAATAAACTCAGAAGCTTTTCAATACATGAATTTCAAGATGATTTGATTAACTGGTATTTGACTGAAAAAAGGGATTTGCCATGGCGTAAGGATCAAGATCCTTACAAGGTATGGGTTTCAGAAATAATGCTTCAACAAACTAGAGTTGATACAGTTATCCCTTATTTTACTTCATTTATCGAAAAATTTCCCACAATAGAAGCATTAGCTGATGCCAATGAAGAGGAAGTGCTAAAAGCTTGGGAGGGGCTTGGTTACTATTCCCGAGTACGTAATCTCCAATCAGCTGTTAAAGAGGTAAAAGAAAGTTATGGTGGTGTGGTTCCAAATTCTCCACACGAAATATCAAAACTAAAAGGCGTCGGACCTTATACTAAAGGGGCGATTTTAAGTATTGCTTATAACATACCTGAGCCTGCTGTTGATGGGAACGTTATGAGAGTTCTTTCGAGAATATTATCGATTTGGGAAGATATTGCTAAGCCGAAAACAAGAAAGACTTTTGAGGATGTCACCTATGAGTTAATTTCAAGAGATGATCCTTCTTCTTTTAATCAAGCACTTATGGAGCTAGGGGCATTAATATGTACACCAACTTCTCCCTCTTGTTTACTTTGTCCAGTTCGAGAGCATTGTACTGCTTTTGAAGAAGGTGTTCAAGCTGAATTACCGATTAAAAGTAAGAAAAAGAAGCCAAAACCATTACAGATGGCCGCAGCAGTTTTACATGATTCAGATGGAAATCTCTATATTCATAAACGACCATCTACAGGCTTGCTTGCAAATTTGTGGGAGCATCCGAACTTTGAAATAGTAGCAACAACAGGAAAAACTTATCGTGAACAGTTAGCTGATTATTTACAAACAGAATATGAAGCAAAGGTTGTGTTATCTGAATTAGCAGGTACGGTGGAACATATTTTTTCTCATTTGATCTGGAATATCTCTATTTTCATTGCAGAAGTAAAGAATAGTCCGAACGAAAATCTAGTTGCAGTATCACCAGAAGAATTGAGCAAGTTTGCTTTTCCAGTATCACATCAGAAAATTTATCAAATTTATAAGGGGCAGAACCTAGCCTGA
- a CDS encoding cytosolic protein — MYVGRDMTELSMMSKKEWKDEELAFFHHSLQQVVPYLNVEGQTIHREIVQEITSRGGLNRSEATYTQGTRTQYD, encoded by the coding sequence ATGTACGTAGGCCGTGATATGACTGAACTATCCATGATGTCAAAGAAAGAGTGGAAGGATGAAGAACTTGCTTTTTTCCATCACTCTCTTCAACAGGTTGTACCTTACTTGAACGTAGAAGGACAAACAATTCATCGAGAAATTGTACAAGAAATAACATCCCGTGGCGGTCTTAACAGAAGTGAAGCCACTTATACCCAAGGGACAAGAACACAATATGATTGA
- the fabL gene encoding enoyl-[acyl-carrier-protein] reductase FabL produces the protein MSQENKVALITGSSRGIGKAVAIRLAEKGYDIIVNYARSKTAALEVVEEIEKLGVKAIAIKANVGKPEKIKELFAQIDEQFGRLDVFVNNAASGVQKPAMELEENHWDWTMNINSKALLFCAQEAAKLMERNGGGFIVSTSSLGSIRYLENYTTVGVSKAALEALTRYLAVELSPKNIIVNAVSGGAVDTDALKHFPNRDELLEDARKNTPAGRMVEIEDMVNAIEFLLTEKASMVRGQTLIVDGGRSLLV, from the coding sequence ATGAGCCAAGAGAATAAAGTAGCACTCATTACAGGGAGTAGCCGTGGGATTGGTAAGGCGGTTGCTATACGTTTAGCTGAGAAAGGCTATGACATCATTGTTAATTATGCACGTAGTAAAACAGCAGCGTTAGAAGTAGTAGAAGAAATTGAGAAGCTTGGTGTTAAAGCGATTGCTATAAAAGCAAATGTTGGAAAGCCAGAAAAAATCAAAGAGCTCTTCGCACAAATCGATGAGCAGTTTGGAAGACTCGATGTTTTTGTCAATAATGCCGCTTCAGGTGTGCAAAAGCCTGCCATGGAGCTTGAAGAAAACCATTGGGATTGGACAATGAATATTAACAGTAAGGCACTTCTTTTCTGTGCGCAAGAGGCAGCAAAGCTTATGGAGAGAAATGGCGGAGGATTTATTGTTAGCACAAGCTCGCTTGGTTCTATTCGCTATCTGGAAAATTACACAACTGTTGGTGTTTCTAAGGCTGCACTTGAAGCACTTACAAGATATTTAGCTGTAGAATTGTCTCCTAAAAATATAATTGTAAATGCAGTTTCTGGTGGTGCAGTTGACACTGATGCACTTAAGCATTTCCCAAATCGAGATGAACTTTTAGAGGATGCAAGAAAAAATACTCCAGCAGGCAGAATGGTTGAGATTGAAGATATGGTAAATGCAATTGAGTTTCTTTTAACTGAAAAAGCATCCATGGTAAGAGGGCAAACCCTAATAGTAGATGGTGGTCGTTCGTTACTCGTTTAA